In Pseudomonas fluorescens, one genomic interval encodes:
- the mug gene encoding G/U mismatch-specific DNA glycosylase: MAGEGLEDILAPGLSVVFCGINPGLLAAAQGHHFAGRGNRFWRTLHLAGFTPHEVRAEDDRSILQFGCGLTAVVERPTARADQLAAQEFAAAALGFEQKISSHAPRYVAFLGKAAYAALSGQKVVAWGRQEKTFGGAHVWVLPNPSGRNRAFSLEQLVAAYQELHESLIASG, encoded by the coding sequence ATGGCGGGTGAAGGGCTTGAAGACATTCTGGCGCCGGGGCTTTCGGTGGTGTTCTGCGGGATCAATCCGGGATTGCTCGCGGCGGCGCAGGGGCATCATTTTGCCGGGCGCGGGAATCGCTTCTGGCGCACCTTGCACCTGGCCGGGTTCACCCCGCATGAAGTGCGGGCGGAGGACGATCGAAGCATCCTGCAATTTGGCTGCGGGTTGACGGCGGTGGTCGAGCGGCCGACGGCGCGGGCGGATCAGTTGGCGGCGCAAGAGTTCGCCGCTGCGGCCCTGGGCTTTGAGCAGAAAATCAGTAGCCATGCGCCGCGCTATGTGGCGTTTCTTGGCAAGGCTGCGTATGCGGCGTTGTCGGGGCAGAAGGTGGTGGCGTGGGGGCGGCAGGAAAAGACCTTTGGTGGCGCGCACGTGTGGGTGTTGCCCAATCCCAGTGGGCGCAATCGGGCGTTCTCCCTTGAGCAGCTGGTAGCGGCTTATCAGGAATTGCATGAGTCCCTGATCGCGAGCGGGTAA
- a CDS encoding DUF1479 domain-containing protein, with amino-acid sequence MSKYQAFESATLPENYRESIVKMKRTLRAQIGDVQGLFAEVSEFIAGEIASIKAQEAQTGSGWPVLEFADIAAGTVTAEQLALIKRRGCVVIRNHFPREQVLQWDQGLLDYLDKNRFDAFYRGPADQFFGNLEASRPEIFPIYWSAAQMQLRQHERMGTAQAFLNRLWKTHSHGQDWFNPDINALYPDRVRRRPPGTHSKGLGPHTDSGALERWLHPAYLKVFDKIYSNDFAAYDPWDAAFRTEVDEYAYKDTVKCSAFRTFQGWTALSDMQADQGVLHTLPIPTAMAYLLLRPLLDDVPEDELCGVAPGKVLPVSRQWHPLLIEGLSPIPDVQAGDSVWWHCDVIHSVAPVENQQGWGNVMYVPAAPMCAKNLRYARDVFRAFEQGASPDDFPREDYERAWVERFPVERLNSMGRAGLGLE; translated from the coding sequence ATGAGCAAATACCAGGCATTCGAGAGCGCAACGCTTCCGGAGAATTACCGCGAAAGTATCGTCAAAATGAAACGCACCTTGCGCGCGCAGATCGGCGATGTGCAGGGGCTGTTTGCCGAGGTCAGTGAGTTTATTGCCGGCGAGATTGCGTCGATCAAAGCCCAGGAGGCGCAGACCGGGTCGGGCTGGCCGGTGCTGGAGTTCGCTGACATCGCCGCTGGCACAGTGACTGCCGAGCAACTGGCGTTGATCAAGCGTCGCGGTTGCGTGGTGATCCGCAATCACTTCCCCCGCGAGCAGGTGTTGCAGTGGGACCAGGGGTTACTGGATTACCTCGACAAGAACCGGTTCGATGCGTTTTACCGTGGGCCGGCCGACCAGTTTTTCGGCAATCTTGAGGCGTCGCGGCCGGAGATTTTTCCGATCTATTGGTCGGCGGCGCAAATGCAGTTGCGCCAGCATGAGCGGATGGGCACGGCGCAGGCGTTTCTCAATCGGTTGTGGAAGACTCATTCGCACGGTCAGGACTGGTTCAATCCGGACATCAACGCGCTGTATCCGGATCGGGTACGTCGGCGTCCGCCGGGCACGCACTCGAAAGGCCTTGGCCCGCACACCGATTCCGGGGCGCTGGAGCGCTGGCTGCATCCGGCGTATTTGAAGGTCTTCGACAAAATCTACAGCAACGACTTCGCGGCCTACGACCCGTGGGATGCGGCGTTTCGTACCGAGGTGGATGAATACGCCTACAAGGACACGGTGAAGTGTTCGGCGTTTCGCACGTTTCAGGGCTGGACTGCGCTGTCGGACATGCAGGCCGATCAAGGCGTGCTGCACACCCTGCCGATCCCCACGGCGATGGCGTACCTGCTGCTGCGGCCGCTGCTCGATGACGTGCCCGAAGACGAGTTGTGTGGGGTGGCGCCGGGCAAGGTGCTGCCGGTATCGCGGCAATGGCATCCGCTGCTGATCGAGGGGCTAAGTCCGATTCCGGATGTGCAGGCCGGCGATTCGGTTTGGTGGCATTGCGATGTGATCCATAGCGTCGCGCCGGTGGAGAATCAGCAGGGCTGGGGCAACGTGATGTACGTGCCGGCGGCGCCGATGTGTGCGAAGAATCTGCGCTATGCGCGGGATGTGTTCAGGGCGTTTGAGCAGGGGGCGTCGCCGGATGATTTTCCGCGGGAGGATTATGAGCGGGCGTGGGTGGAGCGTTTTCCGGTGGAGCGTCTGAATTCGATGGGGCGTGCGGGGCTTGGGTTGGAGTAG
- a CDS encoding LysR family transcriptional regulator — protein MDVIQTLRCFVAVAQSGSFTAAADVLDTTTTNVSKAVSSLEARLHTRLINRTTRRLALTEAGVRYLQRAEKILDDLREADDEAGTAQTLPVGRLKIHAMAAIGNHYVINAIARYREIHPTVMFDLTLSNRLPDLLEESYDMSIVLARDLPDSGFVAQRLGSTYSILCASPAYLAKHGHPATPADLAAHDCLRIVNTVMPADNWVFEGPQGMETQNIPDSPFHINTADGMATAIRNGMGIGIQPLASAVEGLVGGTLVRVLPQYRLEEYNLFAIYPSRKFVDAKIKTWVEFLKTAIPQLLASDEDMAGAKQLADA, from the coding sequence ATGGACGTCATTCAGACCCTGCGCTGCTTCGTCGCCGTGGCCCAGAGCGGCAGCTTCACCGCTGCGGCCGATGTGCTCGACACCACCACGACCAACGTCTCCAAAGCCGTCTCCAGCCTCGAAGCCCGGCTGCACACGCGCCTGATCAACCGCACCACCCGCCGCCTCGCCCTGACCGAAGCCGGCGTGCGTTATTTGCAGCGCGCCGAGAAAATTCTCGATGACCTGCGCGAGGCCGATGACGAAGCCGGCACCGCGCAGACCTTGCCGGTCGGGCGTCTGAAGATCCACGCCATGGCCGCCATCGGCAACCACTATGTGATCAATGCGATCGCCCGCTACCGCGAAATTCACCCCACGGTGATGTTCGACCTGACCCTGAGCAATCGCCTGCCCGATCTGCTCGAAGAAAGCTACGACATGTCGATCGTCCTCGCCCGCGACCTGCCGGATTCCGGTTTCGTCGCGCAACGCCTGGGCAGCACTTACAGCATCCTCTGCGCCTCGCCGGCGTACCTGGCCAAACACGGCCACCCCGCCACACCCGCCGACCTCGCCGCGCACGACTGCCTGCGCATCGTCAACACGGTGATGCCCGCAGACAACTGGGTGTTCGAAGGGCCTCAAGGCATGGAAACCCAGAATATCCCCGACTCCCCTTTCCACATCAACACCGCCGACGGCATGGCCACGGCGATCAGAAATGGCATGGGCATCGGCATTCAGCCGCTGGCATCAGCCGTCGAAGGATTGGTCGGAGGCACACTGGTGCGGGTACTGCCGCAGTACCGCCTGGAGGAATACAACCTGTTCGCGATCTACCCGTCGCGCAAATTCGTCGACGCCAAAATCAAGACCTGGGTGGAGTTCCTGAAAACCGCCATCCCGCAACTGTTGGCATCGGATGAAGACATGGCTGGGGCCAAGCAACTCGCTGATGCTTAG
- a CDS encoding DUF1801 domain-containing protein, which yields MKPENPNIDASALIDARIAELADWRGAILGEIRKVMHQADPEVVEEWKWRGVPVWSRGGIICTGETYKAAVKMTFAKGAALADPARLFNASLEGNTRRAIDFHEGDEVDEQALKTLIREAIKLNLSK from the coding sequence ATGAAGCCCGAAAACCCAAACATCGACGCCTCGGCGCTGATCGACGCTCGAATCGCCGAACTCGCCGATTGGCGCGGCGCCATCCTCGGCGAGATTCGCAAGGTCATGCACCAGGCCGATCCCGAGGTGGTGGAGGAGTGGAAGTGGCGCGGTGTTCCGGTGTGGTCCCGTGGTGGCATCATTTGCACTGGGGAGACCTACAAGGCGGCGGTGAAGATGACCTTCGCCAAGGGCGCGGCGCTTGCCGATCCGGCGCGGTTGTTCAATGCCAGCCTGGAGGGCAACACCCGGCGGGCGATTGATTTTCACGAGGGCGACGAGGTCGATGAGCAGGCCTTGAAAACGCTGATTCGCGAGGCGATCAAGCTGAATTTGTCCAAGTGA
- a CDS encoding RidA family protein yields MANQDLSFTPDPDADSISSDIVGFNGILVSTQIPTRADGSLELGDITLQSECTLQALKVALERAGSSMDRVMHLTIYLTDMADRAAFNEVYKRFFAKPWPVRAAVGVASLAVEGMRVEVTAMAAKA; encoded by the coding sequence ATGGCTAATCAAGACCTCAGCTTCACCCCTGATCCGGATGCAGATTCGATTTCCTCCGACATCGTCGGTTTCAACGGCATTCTGGTTTCGACCCAGATCCCGACCCGCGCCGACGGCAGTCTGGAGCTGGGCGACATCACCCTGCAAAGCGAATGCACCCTGCAGGCGCTGAAAGTGGCGCTGGAGCGGGCCGGCAGTTCGATGGATCGGGTCATGCACCTGACCATCTACCTCACCGACATGGCCGATCGTGCGGCGTTCAACGAAGTCTACAAGCGCTTCTTCGCCAAACCATGGCCGGTGCGCGCCGCTGTGGGCGTGGCGTCGCTGGCGGTGGAAGGCATGCGCGTGGAAGTCACCGCAATGGCCGCCAAGGCCTGA
- a CDS encoding DUF2790 domain-containing protein, which produces MKLAKIALLLALGGIGAQAFAADETAQVEAYNSASQLDIAHVVSISDTANQCGAVPVQMTYDDSTGAQHVVQYQVMGSGCSNG; this is translated from the coding sequence ATGAAACTTGCAAAAATCGCTCTTCTTCTGGCCCTAGGCGGTATCGGCGCGCAAGCCTTTGCGGCGGATGAAACCGCACAAGTCGAGGCGTACAACTCCGCCAGCCAACTCGACATCGCTCACGTGGTGTCGATCTCCGACACTGCCAATCAGTGCGGCGCGGTGCCGGTGCAGATGACTTATGACGACTCAACCGGCGCGCAACACGTCGTGCAATACCAAGTGATGGGCAGCGGTTGCTCTAACGGTTAA
- a CDS encoding IS256 family transposase — protein sequence MPTKKKPAREAQRDLPSIPQELIDQFVSGPMSADAIQDAAMAFKKALIERALGAEMGHHLGYPQGAERPEDSSNQRNGRSSKTVLTEDGPLRLDIPRDRDGSFAPILIPKHERRFTGFDDKIIAMYARGMSVREIRAFLSEQYGTDVSHDFISSVTDAVLEEVSTWQQRPLEPMYPVIFFDALRVKIRDEGVVRNKAIYLALGVLPDGTRDILGIWIENTEGAKFWMKVFNDLKTRGVEDVLIAVTDGLKGMPEALSAVFPETTLQTCIVHLIRNSLDYAAWDKRRELAKALKPIYQALNADVAEQALDAFEAGPWGKQYPTIAAAWRRAWERVIPFFVFPPAIRKVIYTTNAIESINSQLRKIIKTRGHFPTDEAATKLIWLALKNITANWGSAAHDWKNAMNQFAVLYGDRFIRPNW from the coding sequence ATGCCGACCAAAAAGAAACCGGCCCGAGAGGCCCAGCGTGACCTTCCTTCCATTCCCCAAGAGCTGATCGACCAGTTCGTCAGCGGCCCGATGAGTGCCGACGCTATTCAGGATGCCGCGATGGCGTTTAAGAAAGCGCTGATCGAGCGAGCCCTTGGCGCCGAGATGGGGCACCACCTTGGTTATCCTCAGGGCGCGGAGCGCCCTGAGGATTCGAGTAATCAGCGTAATGGCAGAAGCAGCAAGACCGTGCTGACCGAAGACGGCCCGTTGCGTCTGGATATTCCCAGAGACCGCGACGGCAGTTTCGCCCCGATCCTGATCCCCAAGCACGAGCGCCGTTTCACGGGTTTCGACGACAAAATCATCGCCATGTATGCCCGTGGCATGAGCGTTCGCGAGATTCGTGCTTTCCTCTCGGAACAGTACGGCACAGATGTCTCTCATGACTTCATCAGCTCCGTCACCGATGCGGTTCTGGAGGAAGTCAGTACCTGGCAGCAACGCCCGCTTGAGCCCATGTATCCGGTCATTTTCTTCGATGCTCTGCGGGTCAAGATCCGTGACGAAGGCGTGGTTCGCAATAAGGCCATCTACTTGGCTCTGGGCGTGCTGCCGGATGGGACCCGAGATATTTTGGGGATCTGGATCGAGAACACTGAAGGTGCCAAGTTCTGGATGAAGGTCTTCAATGACCTCAAAACCCGGGGCGTCGAAGACGTGCTGATCGCGGTAACTGACGGGCTCAAAGGTATGCCGGAGGCTTTGAGTGCGGTGTTTCCAGAGACAACGCTGCAGACATGCATCGTCCATTTGATCCGCAACAGCCTTGATTACGCGGCGTGGGACAAGCGCCGTGAACTGGCCAAGGCCCTTAAGCCGATTTATCAAGCTCTCAATGCCGATGTCGCCGAACAGGCTCTGGACGCCTTCGAAGCGGGGCCGTGGGGCAAGCAGTATCCGACGATAGCGGCGGCTTGGAGACGCGCCTGGGAGCGGGTTATCCCATTTTTCGTGTTCCCACCCGCGATACGCAAAGTGATCTACACCACCAACGCGATCGAAAGCATCAATTCGCAGTTACGCAAGATCATCAAGACAAGAGGCCACTTTCCAACCGATGAGGCGGCGACAAAACTGATCTGGCTGGCGCTGAAAAACATCACCGCCAACTGGGGCAGCGCCGCCCATGACTGGAAAAACGCCATGAATCAGTTTGCGGTTTTATATGGAGACCGATTCATCAGGCCGAACTGGTGA